The nucleotide sequence ACCAGTTTCAGGTAGGATATTGAAAAACACGTTGAACTTCTGGTAGTTAACACTAAATGTCCAGCTCATGAGTATCTAGATTGAAAACATTCTACATAAACgccacacattgaagaatatatTGAGTCCCTCCTTGTGGTTTCCTATGGGAGGCAGTAAAGCAAGATACCCACCCAAGTGTTCTTCCTTTATTAAAATTGTCCTCTAACAGATCTGTAAAGCTGTTCATGTGGTGAAGGAAGAACACCAATGTTGGCCCTCTGATTTACTATTTCTAAAGAGAAATCTTGGTACAAAACTTACCAATTTGAAGTTTATTTTAATCATCTGTTTAAGGGCCTTAAACCCCCACTCTCCTTTTTCTCCGCCCTCAAGATCAAGTACTTTCTGAAACGAAGCAAGGGCTGCTTTTGGATCATCTTCTTTCAATGCTTTCGAATTGTAGTATTGATTCTCAAGATCGACATCTGGCTCGGAGTTGCTGTCTTCGGAGTATTCCTAATGGAGAGGCAAGCAATAACATCTACAACTTAACGTTCTATTTTGACTTCTTTTTGAAATACTGCGTTCACTATAGAATATTGTGGACAAAATCTATAAAATATCATAAGTTAGTTGCcagatttacaaagaaaaacataaaacaattCGATAATGTTTATACGATGACTAGATAAAGagatgaaaatgaaaacaaaactcatTTGTCTTAACATGTCACGGAATGATTAACTGCAGCAACATGTAGTAATATCCAATACCAAGCCATAGTCCTCCTCTTCTTCACACATGAAATCAACTTCACAATCAGACATATTAATATTTACTTCTGCTGAACCTGCCGTCCTCTGTATACAGTATATACTAAACTACACAGATGCAATGAACTTCACCACGAAGATATTGAAGCGGAAGAATCGAGAAGCACTGTGGTTGTcattaattttcaaataaattacagACTTGGGCTGTATCCGTGATAAGTAATTTTTCCCTCTGATAAAAAATTTCGGTTTGTTTACCAAAGTGACTTGGACCCACTCGACTCACGAAAACGGAACAGCATAAAATGATATCTTTGTGACAGGACGAGCTACAAAGACAAAAAAGAAACACTCACCTCTGTTGCGAATTCGGAATTTTATTCCTACGGTTGTAAGAAGCTGTGGCAAGTTGTGATTAGGTAGCATTTTGTCTTGTACGCAGTACAAGGCGTAACTCTTGTATTTTTAAGAAGTTTACGTCAACATGACAGCATTACCTAGGAGAATTATCAAGGAAACTCAACGCTTGATGCAAGAGCCTGTTCCAGGAATAAGTGCTGTGCCGGACGACAGTAACGCACGATACTTTCATGTAATTGTCACCGGTCCTGAAGATTCACCGTTCGAAGGAGGATTATTTAAGTTGGAGCTTTTTCTACCGGAGGATTATCCTATGTCTGCGCCAAAGGTTCGATTTATTACGAAAATATACCACCCTAACATTGACAGACTTGGCCGCATTTGCTTGGACATTCTAAAAGATAAGTGGAGCCCGGCCCTTCAAATTAGAACGGTGCTTTTGTCTATTCAAGCCCTTCTTAGTGCTCCAAATCCAGATGACCCGTTGGCTAACGATGTTGCTGAACTGTGGAAAGTAAATGAAGCCGAAGCCATCCGTAACGCGAAAGAGTGGACAAGAAGATATGCAATGGACAATTGATATGCATCGATTCCAAGGAAAGGTTAAGAGCGTTGTATGGgtttattttttttatgaaaactatttcacTGAATCTGTATCACCATGTTATATTTTAAGTAAGGTTTTTTGCCAAGCTAGGTTGTCGCTGGTAGGAAAAATACAGTAAACTTGTCATATCTTTTGTAAATGTGAAATTTCCTATGGAACCCATACGTTGCTAATTATAATCATGATTTACGCGTGAGAGTATAGTATAAAGTAAAACAGAAAGAGCGGTGATTTCAGATGTTATTCCATGAATCTGTCCATTTATATTCATTGTGTACtctcatttttgtgtttattatCTTTCGAAATACTTCACACTTACAGATCATGTGCATTTAGCTACTGTTGCTGTAAATATTGGAGAGTACCTTCAGCTTAAGTCTTCTGACATTTCGCCCTGGCTTCAGTTTGTCACCAGATACCAATTTAGTGAATGCGGCTTGATGTACTACCAgtgtaataatgtccatattaattatAAAGTCCACCTTGTTTATGGCAAATTTTATCAGAGCAGACATTAGTATGATATTGATAATTTTGCTGCATAAAGTATGTATTATTTGTGATTTCTGTTTTTGTGGTATTGATGCAGCCTTTTGTCATGGACAGCTTTAAATTATGTCTGACTTGGTGTAACACCAAGAGTAGTGGTAAGTAAGACACCTTTATATAAAATTTTTGTCAGGCGTTGTGaattaaaacattatttccttCGTAACAAGTGCCGGTCAAACTACGAATGAATGAATGTTCCAGTGTGAATACTTACCTACTTGATCTCTCTTATCTGGCTTCTAGGCAGGCAAGGTGCATACACACATTAACAGAAACAACTTACAGGAGATCTTtcatttccagtttgtttttaagaaACTGTACTGATGTATTTTATTCGTTGAAAGTATCTGTGTAATTGTATTGTATGTGACTAGAGATTTATGTGGATTTATCTGTTTTACCAGCAATATGTGCCTGTTGGCCACTGAGCAGTTTCAGTGGTTGCAAAATTAGCAATCCTTTGGTTTTAAAGACTTTGTAGAATGTCTTGACCTTATGTTGATATAACTTATTTCTGGAGCTGTTTAATTACTTATGTTTAGTCACAGCAAGAAATTTAAATTGATGAATGTCTttagatttaataaatattagacttgtaaatatacatttttgttttgaattttataCCACAATAAATGCGTGCAATCCGTTTTCCATtttcagtaacttttttttttacactcaACACCATTAGCATGTGAGGAGTTCCGCATTTAACATGCAGTTGTAACTTTCATTGGACTGTCAAAATTAAATGACAGCCATGTAAAGAAATACTTGGTTGGAACTGAAACAGATTGTATGTTTTGTTGTCTTAAATTTGGTAGTAGAAATTGCCAAAATCTTCAGAAAAAAGTTATTCTACAAGCTTATCAAATGATACTCCTTTACTTCCTGCGAAATTGCTGTCtttaaaatacttattttcatAACTTTGAGACAGAGAAAATACTATTACAGCATAGTGATAGTTTGTGTAAACTCCAATTTGTTATTGTGCCATACATTGCTCAAAAGGGTAGAGTACAGTTTTATTTTGTGCTGGGACTCTCATGTGGCACACCTTCATTGTGTATAAAGGGCAGCGCATTTTCTGAAATCTGCTCAGGTATGTTTTGTAGCTTGTAAATGAAGgcataaatcatttaataaaatgaGGTTGTAGAGGGAATTTACATGTAGTAGGCCCAATTCCAGCTGTGAATATTATGGCAATGTTTTTATGATGACTGAACTAACTGGCTGTGTATTAGTTGGTAAATATGTGAACTGATGAACAGAGGTTTGTGCTATTGATTGAGCAAGTAGGTCCAATTCTAGTTTTAGATGTTTGGATACCATTTACGGTTATTAACTCAGATATCAATATTGTTACTGTGCAGCACAATTAAAATTGTGCTGGCACAAATTGTGTGTGCTTTTATCAGCAGGAAGTTTGCTGTGGATGTATTTTACTGAAATTGCAGGATCTATGGGCAGTGATTTGTTTCATTTATTAAACTAAcataacaaattttgtgatttttgttttattaggTGTAGAACATGTTTCATGAAAAAATCCTCGCATTATAAACATTATTCTTAATGATTTCAACCATCCAAAATAGCTGTGTAGTGGTTTCAGAACAGGTACTGAGTGTGCAGTGCCTCTCATTCGGTATATCAGTTTTAACTGAATTTCATTAAGAGATTAATGTAGAGGCAacatatttatttctgtatttcagaGTTAGTAAAATTGCTGTTACAATATACATCAATCTTTTTCATTTCTGGAACTACATACCTGTGGTATTGCACGGACGAGTTTTTAGACTTGGAAGTCTTGTGGCAGTTCTCAAATGGTGCTAGTAtaaatttattgtgtgtgtgtgtgtgtgtgtgtgtgtgtgtgtgtgtgtgtgtgtgtgtgtcgcgcgcagggagagagagagagacagagagagatcacATCAAAAATAGCATACAAATTATAAGAATTTTGGAGGGTGGTCAATATTAGAAACAATTTATTTGGTGAAGTATTAAAGCTACTACTGTAATGAAATGTTATTTGTGTCAGTATTAGTTCCTGAAAAACAGTTAGCTCATATGAACTTATCAGTGCTTCACAGAAGTAACTGTCATATATATGAAATGTGCTGGCATAGTGCATTTTCAGATCTGTTATCTGAACATAATTGGGGCAATAGTTTGTTGAGCTCATAATGTCGGATTTAGCACCCAGTGAGATTTTTTAATCATTCCAAAATGTTGACTTTATTATATTACTGTAACGTACCCATCAGGAGCACTCAAGccctgttttctttaagttttatttgttaagaaaacacttaatatgtaaaaatatttagagttttaaatacactactagctGTTTTCCCCGTTATGTATTCACTTTCCAGTAATCCTTGTTTTGGTGTCTTCAGCGGCTTATGAAATGGTAAGGGACAGGTTACACAGAACACACTGTTACAGTGGTCTGAATGGAGGGcagtattttttactttattttttctttCCAGATTTCATTCTGCCTACTTCTATTTCATTGGATTCTTCTGGTGCCAGTACAGTGCTTTGTAAAAGCTGTTGATTGTAATAGCAAAACAAAATATATCCAGTCCTCATATCAGCAGTTGCATGATCTTCAGTGAAATTTGTTTGTCATTCTTTTGGGCATGGCTTTGTTTATTTAAGAAACAACAGTAAATCATTCTCTGGAGACGTTGGCACATGAGGAATATGATGCAAAAGCATCAGTGTGCATAATGAAATTGTAACACCCATGGTATACAATATGTGAAATAGTAATGGTTAGAAAAATAGAAAAACCGGTATGTTATCGGAAAATTTCTCTAATAGCAGGGAAGAAAACGCACAAAAATATCCAAATACTATATTTCTTTCACTACCTCTCACAGGTTCAGTTTATATGCTGACAAGCTGTGTGTCAGTCTCCAAGTGACCACTTGGCAGTCATTGCATGAAGTGACTCTTCCTCTTATTTTCTTTTCATACTGTGCAGTTTCAGCtgtgaagcagttttcaaatgtgtGCATAAATGTAATCCATCAGAATGGCCATAGTCCTAGGTCTTGTCAAGTGAAACACTTGCCAGTATAATTGTAGATTATCCACATTATATGTCACCAGTGAAAGGCATACAAGTATATGTAATGCAGTGGTTATCAATTACACCACAACTCTGATGTACTAGACTATGTATATATGACTGTGACATGTTACTATGTACTGTGCATAGCAGTTTATGGAGAAAGGAAAatgttaagcatttttttgtgtaaagGTAAAATTGTTCACAGTAATATGTAATTAAAAGAACATCAACTACACTTGAAGTGAAGTAGTGATAAATTTAAAAACAACTTTTACAGGAAGTACATGTAGTGAGACACTTTTTCAACTTCATTTTTGCCAATTTCAGTATGCTAACAGGGAATGTTGGACTCAGTGATTCTTAAATGACAAACTGTACACTGCACAGACTATTTTTAGTGTTTTATTTAGTTTCTGTAGTAGCCTACACATTTTTCCATTGTGGTATATTGTGTATATTAACTCTTGcataattgcaaaattatttaatgtataaatattgtatggGAAGCCTAATACAGCCATACATAACATGCTAGTAGACTAAAATTATTTGTGTGTTACGGTGTCTGTCAGAGGTTACATATTCAGGATTAAAAAATATCAATATTTCAGTGGAGGTGTACACTAGGAAATAAGGTTTCAAAGCATAACTGACTGGAAAGGTAAAAAAGTTATAGCCTTTTATACTTGGTCCACTGTCACATTCTCTGTAGCAAATAGAATAGCAACTAACATGCGTGCTCTGTTAATTACTACAGAACACAGTGCATATAAGTTGTACATTTACGTCTCTACTCTGAACTCCGTGGAAGAGGAGTgcttcccattgtaccatttactAGAGCTGCTTGTGATTCCCGATGAGTGGCTTATAAGTTCTCTGTGCATGCCGTAATAGTCTACTCTTGTCTTCACAGATATCATAGAATCCTAGCGGGTCTGATATTTATGGTCATTTACATAATTAGTTACCATGTCTTCTTTTACCTGATTATGGTCAACTTTCAGTTATTAAAATTGCTAACAGAATATACTTGAGAGGAAAAATAGGAAAACAAGCTTTCTGATGGTACACCTGTACGCAAGAACAATAAAGTTCTAAACTATATTAAGGGACTTTTGTGTATAATAATAAATGTGTTTCACTAAAAATCTTTAAATTGACAGTGCAGATAGAAGATTGTGTGCTCCAGTGCAAATTGTTTGTCTGTTTAGAGATACTGAGAAAATACTTCTTTTTGAATGAAACCATATCATTAACAACAAATCAAATGAAGCAGTTCCAGAGTTACAGTGTCAAAATTCTTGCACAATGCCTAAACCAAGGTCATGAAAAGTCTCACATTGTACAATGTTCTGcttccccacccccccccacccccccttatcCATAGTATTTTAACATATTTGCAATATTATGTGATATTGTGGTGTTTTTGTTCAGTcagctctcttcttcttcttcttcttcttcttcttcttttaaaaaaaggaaaaactggcACTATTACAATGTTACCTGCCCAACAAGAAACAAATGGTTGTTTAGGCTTTCTAATTGTCATATTAAAGGAACTTGGGAGCGGTGAGGGTGGTTCCTGTAtcaatactttttttctgtttACTGGCTATGTGGAAGATTTGCCTACCTTTCAAAGTAGACAATATCATAATTATCAGTTTCAATAATGACATAAGTGTCACAGAGCAAATTAATAAACTTACATTGGAGACAGGATCTGCCTGACATCAGGCAGACaggtaaacaatactaaaatttaatgtacaattttgtttttgtaagcTGTAAATTAAAATTGCCTTGATAAAGAGTCTATCCATCTTGAAATCATACTCTGCTGGAATTCCATACAGATGATGTATGACTAAAGTTAGCAGTGCCATAAAGGTGGCATGCAACAAACATAAACTGGGATGAAGTGTACCACatacttggatatgcaaatgataagcatttcagcaCTACCACACAAAGTAGGTAGGCATAattccatctacattctgtatataagggATTACGCAGgggttttctcattcagaaattgcatttcAATTTTGATTGTGTATGAGAAGATTGTGTTACACCTTCTTAAGGAGAAAAACATCTATTGGCGCACCTCAGAATTCAACAGCATCAGGATCATGTCCTATCAAAACTACGATTTATCGTTCCACGATACTACTGCTTGCATTGATCAGCATCCCTTGAGTGTCATGTGAACCTGGAAAGGACCAAACTCAATGCCGTGCAGGATTTCAGTGGACTAGCACCtaatggaatggacattgtttgCTCAGCTGCACATGATAATACAACCACACAGAGAGACAACATTTGGAGCACCAAGGACTGTCAGGCATAGTAACGATTGTTGCAGCTTCCCTTAATGTGACAGCAGAGGGAAGCAGGTTGACAGTGATTCGCTGTATGACAACAGTGGGCACAGGAGTGGCACCACGGCGTTTTTTCAGGTAAGTCACAATTAGTGTATATCAGGGGCACCAAACTACAGCCCATGGGCCAGACCCCGCCCGCAAAGTCACTTCATCCAGCCCACCGACTGCTCTTGACTATGCCTGATAAAACATGTGGAGTGTGATACTTAATGATACAATTTAATGTTCACACCTGTGGAGATCTCCTGACTGCTATGTGCTTTAAATTCACTATGCTCAGATTTAAATTACTCTATCGAGGTACTGTACAGAATGATGATGGGGTCTGCACTCATCATTTAGTCAGTTATTCGGCTGTTAAAATAGTTTGGTGACCTCTGGTATACAGCATTAAGATGAATATATCCATGTGTGGAGGCTCCAAAGAGAATGAACATTCCCCAATTGTTTTTGTCATCATCATAAGGGCCCAACCCATGGAGTGATGGTATAGTGTGCTATTGAGCACACAACACTTGTATCTAGTTTACATAGCTGATAATTTGAACAGCAACcattacatttctgacatgttaaggcaggtggcagcatacaccgatcagccagaacactgtgactatgaaagcaatgaggccttggtaggtcgctggtgggagttggcaccacatctgcacacacacaagtcacctaatttccttaAATTCTGGGAAGGGAtcaatgagctctgacaccacacttggtcacatctcagatgtgttctacGGTATTCAGGTCAGCCAAGATGGGGGGAGCAACACATCCACTGGaatttgccactgtgttcctcgaaccattctgtCATGCTCCTGAtatagtgacatggtgcattatcatgttgaaaaactgccattgggaaacatgatagtcatgaagggttgtacattgtctgcaaccagtatacaatactccttggccttcATAaagccttgcacaagctccacaggAACCATGGATGCctaagtgaatgttccccagagcataatggagccgctgccagtttgtctccatcctgcagtacagtgTCAAGAAGCTGTACCCCTGGAGGACGATAGATTCGCGCCCTCTCATcaacgtgatgaagaaggtatcaggaatcatcaaaccatgcaatgctctgccactgcaccagccAAGAAAATCCATTCAGTAGAACACAATACAACATAATATCTTCAATTTAAGAGTAAAGATGTTCACTCACAATATAGTTAACATGCTGAGCTGTAATCAGATGCAAACAAGACTGTATAGACTCAGCTTTCAGGTGAACAAAGACACATGGCTACACTGTCCTGTCAGTGTAGCCTGACCAGGCTACTCAGTGCCCCCACTGTATGGTGTGTGGTAACCTAAGGCCCGATGCTAGGGCAGATGAGGCCACGAATGGTGGGAAGGGAAGCAGAGACTGAAAACTTTCTTCAAAATAACTCATTTTCTTTATTGACAAAATTAAATACAACTTTAAGTAAAATTGTCACTTACCACATTTTAAACACACAAAATCATAGAAGACATCACCGGATATGCAAAGTATTTGGTGAGCAGGAAGTTAAACAAAACTGATGGAACCATTTTACAGTCAGAAAATTAAACCCTGACAGCCGCGAACTACATAATTTCCCTTGTGTTTCCTTACAAATATGGAACTCTGCGTGCCTTACATGAAGCAAGCTCTCAAATTATGAATTCTTTCTTCAGCTGAAGCGCCTCATCATTTTGGATTGAAAGAATAGTGAGCTTGTTAAGATTGTCCTGCGCCGTTGTAGATATTAGTTAGTTCTTAAtaagttttaattttgaaaaacttttttctcCAGGTGCCACAGTGACACATCAGCAAAATTTGATAGGCTGTGATGATATTGGCGTACTATTCTTTGAGTGAGACTTAAGTATTTAAGTGTGTCCAACGTTGTCTTCACTGTAGAAGGAATTGTAAATCACATCAGTTTTACTTCTGagacaagttcagatgtgtgtagATCAGCTAGTTCCCCTCTTCCAGATAACTCACTAGTTTCTGACAACTCATTTCAATTTCCTCATTATTCATGTCACAAAGTATGAACAGGTGAAAAAGAAATCCAAAGTATTCGGAATAATTCATCAGTTCTCTGAGTTTTGATCTCGTGTCACTCAAAGCTCCAGCAATGACCATCGAGAAGTATTCAATTCTAAATCTGTCTTCGGCTTCCTGGTGCTTTAGAGCCTCATTGGAGCCAATGTCTGGCTTGCCTTCAGTCCTGTCAAAAAATCATTTGCACTTCTTTCAGCAATGAGTCGAAAACTGTGTCCCATCCTAAATCTGCCATCAATGGCTTGTCATTCAATCCACTTATATCTTTAGGGCAATGTCTAACTGTATACCTTCTTGAAGAACTTAACTGATCTCATTGACAGCATGTAAGAAGTTGTGCCATGTCATAAGAGCTAAAACGAATTCAAAAGGGCTGAGGGAATGATTTACTAAAGACATTGCTTCAGATCAGACAGATGAATcctttgctattttggcagcctTTTCAAACACTTCACAAACTTTCCCCAGCCAGTGTCTGACAGGTCTGGCGCTCTCAACATGAGACTCCCATGTGTCTTAGTTCAGAACAGATCTTAGTCAGAATATTCCACCTCTCTATAGATGCAGAAAATAAAGTGTACAGTCACTATATTTTGCCGAAAAATGTCATTGCCTCTGTCCTACATTTGGCCATGTCTCCAAGGACCAAGTTCAGGCTGTGAGTAACACAAGGCATAAACATTGCCTGCTTGTTGATCTGCAAAACTTGAACCAGTACTCATGTGGATTTTCACTTCACATTGGCTCCATTATCATATCACTGGCCGCAACAATCCACGATTTTTAAACTGTTTTCTTCCAGCACTTCTATTAAAACCTTCATTAGTCCTTCTCCGGTTGTATCTCTCACTGCTAAAAACTGAATGACTTTTTCGACTGTGGTTGGAACTGGAACACCGGAGATTTTGACATAACGGGTAATAAAACTCATTTGTTCTTGATGACTAATGTCTGGAGAGTAATTGAGGATGATGGCATAATATTTTGCAACTTGAATATCATCTAGATTCCTTCCCTTAGTTGTcatacctgtaaaaaaaaaaaaaaaaaaaaaaaaaatatatatatattaaaaaatttgaAGGAGATTTTTAAGAATTTAAGGGTTTTCTGTTAGTTTCAAAGAACATTGAAGGAGGTAATACTTGGGGAAAATAATGTGGTCATTTGAACTGTACATTGTGTCTGATCCAAGACTGTACACAGCCTTGACCGATCCAAGCTTATCTGTTCATGTACTCGGTGCATGGTTTGAATGCATGGATGTTGGCTGAGCGGCTGCCAAGAGAAGCGCTGTCACACTCGCAAACAGATGCAATTGAACCATGTATGCTCGATGCCTTTATCCTATcggtaatatataatttttttgcctTTACTTTAAAATTATTCTCCAGTGTCTTATTTGACTATGTTTATACTACATCACATCTTTACAGTACCACTAAAAAATCTTTAAATTTACTTTAAAATGATACAGGAAAGTGGAGGAGAGCATTGCCTCAAATGGCACATGGAAACATGCATgatgttaaaaaaagaaattatgagtGCAGCAGGCTGTCATGCGTGACAATGCTAAATATCAACCATC is from Schistocerca cancellata isolate TAMUIC-IGC-003103 chromosome 6, iqSchCanc2.1, whole genome shotgun sequence and encodes:
- the LOC126088581 gene encoding ubiquitin-conjugating enzyme E2 N → MTALPRRIIKETQRLMQEPVPGISAVPDDSNARYFHVIVTGPEDSPFEGGLFKLELFLPEDYPMSAPKVRFITKIYHPNIDRLGRICLDILKDKWSPALQIRTVLLSIQALLSAPNPDDPLANDVAELWKVNEAEAIRNAKEWTRRYAMDN